The proteins below come from a single Candidatus Tectomicrobia bacterium genomic window:
- the sucC gene encoding ADP-forming succinate--CoA ligase subunit beta gives MNIHEYQGKELFRKYGVAVPRGGVASTPEEAERVATELGGAVAVKAQIHAGGRGKGGGIQLAKSPAEARQAASRIIGMTLVTHQTGPQGRLVKKVWVEEASQIERELYLSIVLDRAAGRPTIMASTEGGMDIEEVAAKTPEKLLKVPVDPALGAWPSTARRVAYGLGLTGALAGEAVKFLTSLYRFYSDMDCSLVEINPLIQTKDGRILALDAKVNFDDNALFRHPDVAALRDLDEEDPLEVEASKHSLNYIKLDGEVGCMVNGAGLAMATMDIIKLSGASPANFLDVGGGASREMVENAFRILMSDKAVRAVLINIFGGILRCDVLAQGVVDAVKTVNVNVPIVIRMEGTNVDKGREILRTSGLDFTVADGMADAAKKVVAALDRTT, from the coding sequence ATGAACATTCACGAGTACCAGGGCAAGGAGCTGTTCCGGAAATACGGGGTGGCGGTCCCCCGGGGCGGGGTGGCCTCGACGCCTGAGGAGGCCGAGCGCGTCGCCACGGAGCTGGGCGGCGCGGTGGCCGTGAAGGCCCAGATTCACGCCGGGGGACGGGGCAAGGGCGGGGGCATCCAGCTGGCCAAGAGCCCCGCCGAGGCCAGGCAGGCCGCCTCCCGGATCATCGGCATGACGCTGGTGACCCACCAGACGGGCCCCCAGGGCCGCCTCGTGAAGAAAGTGTGGGTTGAGGAGGCCAGCCAGATCGAGCGCGAGCTCTACCTGAGCATCGTCCTCGACCGCGCGGCCGGGCGCCCCACCATCATGGCGAGCACCGAAGGCGGCATGGACATCGAGGAGGTGGCCGCCAAGACGCCCGAGAAGCTCCTCAAGGTGCCGGTGGACCCCGCCCTGGGCGCCTGGCCCTCCACTGCCCGCCGCGTGGCCTACGGCCTCGGGCTGACCGGGGCGCTGGCGGGCGAGGCCGTCAAGTTCCTCACCAGCCTCTACCGCTTCTACAGCGACATGGACTGCTCCCTGGTCGAGATCAACCCGCTCATCCAGACCAAGGACGGGCGCATCCTCGCCCTGGACGCCAAGGTGAACTTCGACGACAACGCGCTCTTCCGCCACCCCGACGTGGCCGCCCTGCGCGACCTGGACGAGGAGGACCCGCTGGAGGTCGAGGCCTCGAAGCACAGCCTGAACTACATCAAGCTGGACGGCGAGGTGGGCTGCATGGTGAACGGCGCGGGGCTCGCCATGGCCACCATGGACATCATCAAGCTGAGCGGCGCCTCGCCCGCCAACTTCCTCGACGTGGGCGGGGGGGCGAGCCGCGAGATGGTGGAGAACGCCTTCCGCATCCTCATGAGCGACAAGGCGGTCCGGGCCGTGCTCATCAACATCTTCGGCGGCATCCTGCGCTGCGACGTGCTGGCCCAGGGCGTGGTGGACGCCGTGAAGACGGTCAACGTGAACGTGCCTATCGTCATCCGCATGGAGGGCACGAACGTGGACAAGGGACGGGAGATCCTGCGGACCTCCGGCCTCGATTTCACCGTGGCGGACGGGATGGCCGACGCCGCGAAGAAGGTCGTCGCGGCCCTCGACCGCACGACCTAG
- the sucD gene encoding succinate--CoA ligase subunit alpha — MSILIGKETRVLVQGITGKEGNYHAQQCMRYSQEFAGGGGAVVAGVTPGKGGGKLDGALEKVPVFDTVAQAVAATGANASLIFVPPPFAADAIVESVDAGVPFVVCITEGIPVRDMVYVKRHMQGSPAVLIGPNCPGVITPGGCKMGIMPGHIHKEGSIGVISKSGTLTYEVVAQLTAQGLGQTTCVGIGGDPIIGTMYIDLLRRFQEDPATEAIIMIGEIGGSAEQDAARWAKKNVTKPMVGFIAGQTAPKGRRMGHAGAIISGGEGTAAEKMRVMAECGIRVTQSPAEMGLTMARALGRA; from the coding sequence GTGAGCATCCTCATCGGCAAGGAGACGCGGGTCCTCGTCCAGGGCATCACCGGCAAGGAGGGCAACTACCACGCGCAGCAGTGCATGCGCTACAGCCAGGAGTTCGCGGGAGGGGGCGGGGCCGTCGTCGCGGGCGTGACGCCCGGCAAGGGCGGCGGCAAGCTCGACGGCGCCCTGGAGAAGGTGCCCGTCTTCGACACCGTCGCCCAGGCCGTGGCGGCGACCGGGGCGAACGCCTCGCTCATCTTCGTCCCTCCGCCCTTCGCGGCGGACGCCATCGTCGAGTCCGTGGACGCGGGAGTGCCCTTCGTGGTCTGTATCACCGAGGGCATCCCGGTGCGCGACATGGTGTACGTGAAGCGCCACATGCAGGGCTCCCCCGCCGTCCTCATCGGCCCGAACTGCCCGGGCGTCATCACCCCCGGCGGCTGCAAGATGGGCATCATGCCGGGCCACATCCACAAGGAGGGCAGCATCGGGGTCATCTCGAAGAGCGGTACCCTCACCTACGAAGTGGTGGCCCAGCTCACCGCCCAGGGGCTCGGGCAGACGACCTGCGTGGGCATCGGGGGCGACCCGATCATCGGCACGATGTACATCGACCTCCTCAGGCGCTTCCAGGAGGATCCGGCGACCGAGGCCATCATCATGATCGGCGAGATCGGCGGCTCCGCCGAGCAGGACGCAGCGCGCTGGGCCAAGAAGAACGTGACCAAGCCGATGGTGGGTTTCATCGCGGGCCAGACGGCCCCCAAGGGCCGCCGCATGGGCCACGCCGGGGCCATCATCTCGGGAGGCGAGGGAACCGCCGCCGAGAAGATGCGCGTCATGGCCGAATGCGGCATCCGCGTCACCCAGAGCCCGGCCGAGATGGGCCTCACCATGGCGCGCGCCCTGGGCCGCGCCTGA
- the ndk gene encoding nucleoside-diphosphate kinase yields MERTFAMIKPDAVERGLAGKILSRIEGEGFKIVGMRLVRMTKAQAEGFYAVHRERPFFGGLTAYMSSGRTVVLALERQNAIQHWRDVMGATDPAKAAPGTIRKEFGESIERNATHGSDAPGTAAFELGYWFPGVSLHEG; encoded by the coding sequence ATGGAGCGGACGTTCGCGATGATCAAGCCCGACGCCGTCGAGCGCGGGCTCGCGGGGAAGATCCTCTCCCGCATCGAGGGGGAGGGCTTCAAGATCGTGGGGATGCGGCTCGTGCGGATGACCAAGGCCCAGGCCGAAGGGTTCTACGCCGTGCACCGGGAGCGGCCCTTCTTCGGAGGCCTGACCGCCTACATGTCCTCGGGGCGGACGGTGGTGCTGGCGCTCGAGCGCCAGAACGCCATCCAGCACTGGCGCGACGTGATGGGCGCCACCGACCCGGCCAAGGCGGCGCCCGGCACCATCCGCAAGGAGTTCGGGGAGAGCATCGAGCGCAACGCCACCCACGGCTCGGACGCCCCCGGCACGGCCGCCTTCGAGCTGGGCTACTGGTTTCCGGGAGTATCGCTGCACGAAGGATAG